Proteins from a genomic interval of Gammaproteobacteria bacterium:
- a CDS encoding PhoH family protein, giving the protein MNDQPHSSDFTLEPADNQRLVNLCGQFDEHLRQIERRLGVEINNRGHEFRVIGDDAATVHTAEELLQSLYGETAQAALTPARVHLFLQESGLDALVGAPDPAFADVNLRIPRGVIKGRGYNQQRYIKNILAHDINFGIGPAGTGKTYLAVACAVAALEQEKVRRILLTRPAVEAGERLGFLPGDLAQKIDPYLRPLYDALYEMLGFERVAKLIERNVIEIAPLAYMRGRTLNESFIILDEAQNTTAEQMKMFLTRIGFGSVAVITGDITQTDLPRPRQSGLRHVIDVLRDVEGISFTFFQARDVVRHPLVQRIVSAYESFESKTKEEE; this is encoded by the coding sequence TTGAACGACCAACCTCATTCTTCTGATTTTACGCTTGAGCCAGCGGACAATCAGCGCCTCGTCAATCTCTGCGGCCAATTTGATGAACACCTGCGACAGATCGAGCGCCGCTTGGGTGTCGAAATCAATAACCGTGGTCACGAGTTCCGTGTGATCGGCGATGACGCGGCAACGGTGCATACCGCCGAAGAGCTGCTCCAGAGCCTCTATGGCGAAACGGCACAAGCCGCGCTCACACCCGCGCGTGTGCATCTGTTTTTACAGGAATCCGGACTGGATGCTCTAGTAGGCGCGCCTGATCCGGCATTTGCCGACGTGAACCTGCGTATTCCGCGTGGCGTGATCAAGGGGCGCGGCTACAATCAGCAGCGCTATATAAAAAATATCCTGGCGCACGACATTAACTTTGGCATCGGCCCGGCGGGCACAGGCAAAACCTATCTGGCAGTAGCCTGCGCCGTTGCGGCGCTGGAGCAGGAAAAGGTACGGCGTATACTGCTAACACGCCCGGCGGTGGAGGCCGGCGAGCGGCTGGGTTTTTTGCCAGGTGATCTGGCGCAGAAAATCGACCCCTATCTACGTCCCCTGTATGATGCGTTGTATGAGATGCTGGGGTTTGAGCGTGTCGCCAAGCTGATCGAGCGCAACGTGATCGAGATCGCGCCACTCGCCTACATGCGCGGGCGAACGCTGAATGAGTCATTCATCATCCTCGACGAGGCGCAGAACACCACGGCCGAGCAGATGAAGATGTTCCTCACACGCATTGGTTTTGGTTCGGTTGCGGTGATAACCGGCGATATCACACAGACCGACTTGCCGCGTCCGCGCCAGTCCGGGCTACGTCACGTCATCGACGTGCTGCGCGATGTCGAGGGCATCAGCTTCACCTTCTTCCAGGCGAGGGACGTGGTGCGCCACCCGCTGGTGCAGCGCATCGTGTCCGCCTATGAATCGTTTGAAAGCAAAACAAAAGAAGAAGAATAG
- the ybeY gene encoding rRNA maturation RNase YbeY yields MSIQVDVQYGPELTQDDAIPSLDQISTWAHAALAERREVAQLTVRIVGNEEGTALNETYRHKQGPTNVLSFAVEDADLLPVPLLGDIVICAPVVEREALEQHKEALAHWAHMVVHGVLHLLGYDHVDEQEAQAMETLEADIMARLGFSDPYQPS; encoded by the coding sequence ATGAGTATTCAGGTGGATGTCCAGTACGGGCCTGAATTGACCCAGGACGATGCCATACCGTCACTGGATCAGATTAGCACCTGGGCGCACGCGGCGCTGGCGGAGCGGCGTGAGGTAGCCCAGTTGACGGTGCGTATCGTCGGCAACGAAGAGGGTACGGCACTCAATGAAACGTATCGACACAAACAGGGGCCGACCAATGTGCTGTCATTCGCCGTCGAGGACGCCGACCTGCTGCCTGTGCCCTTATTGGGTGATATTGTGATTTGCGCGCCAGTCGTTGAACGTGAGGCGCTCGAACAACACAAGGAAGCTCTCGCCCACTGGGCGCACATGGTAGTGCATGGCGTACTGCATCTGCTAGGGTATGATCATGTCGACGAACAGGAAGCACAGGCCATGGAGACGCTGGAAGCAGACATCATGGCGCGATTGGGTTTTTCTGACCCCTATCAACCATCATAA
- a CDS encoding CBS domain-containing protein yields the protein MNEGRSTNGAAQRSWLERLSHVLLGEPKDREQLIELLRDAQQRQLLDSDALAMIEGVLQVSEMQVRDIMVPRAQMVVVDRDAALQEILPVITESEHSRFPVIGDSRDEVIGILLAKDLLGYFVTGRHAVFNVRDILRPAVFIPESKRLNVLLKEFRASRNHMAIVVDEYGGVSGLVTIEDVLEQIVGEIADEHDIDEDAYIKKHSDFNYTVKALTPIDEFNSYFGSDFSDEEFDTIGGLVVHDFGKVPRRGEALAIGRFRFKVLHADNRRIHLLQVTMRTQEGEIEQPALSGES from the coding sequence ATGAACGAAGGCCGATCTACTAACGGCGCAGCGCAACGCTCCTGGCTTGAAAGACTGAGCCACGTTTTGCTGGGCGAACCCAAAGACCGTGAACAACTCATCGAACTGTTGCGTGATGCGCAACAGCGTCAGCTGCTCGATTCAGACGCGCTGGCGATGATCGAGGGTGTGCTGCAGGTATCGGAAATGCAGGTGCGCGACATCATGGTGCCGCGCGCGCAGATGGTGGTGGTGGATCGTGACGCCGCATTGCAGGAAATCCTCCCCGTCATCACCGAATCCGAGCACTCGCGCTTCCCGGTAATCGGCGACAGCCGCGACGAAGTGATCGGCATTTTACTGGCGAAAGACCTGCTGGGTTACTTCGTCACCGGGCGGCACGCGGTTTTCAATGTGCGCGACATCCTGCGCCCGGCGGTGTTTATCCCGGAGAGCAAGCGCCTCAATGTGCTGCTCAAGGAATTCCGTGCCAGCCGCAATCACATGGCCATCGTCGTGGACGAATACGGCGGGGTGTCTGGCCTCGTGACCATCGAAGATGTGCTGGAGCAAATCGTCGGTGAAATCGCCGATGAGCACGATATCGACGAAGATGCCTATATCAAAAAACACAGCGACTTCAACTATACGGTGAAGGCGCTGACACCTATCGACGAATTCAATAGCTACTTCGGGAGCGATTTCAGCGATGAAGAATTCGACACTATTGGCGGCTTGGTAGTGCACGACTTCGGCAAGGTGCCGCGACGCGGCGAGGCACTGGCCATTGGGCGCTTCCGCTTCAAGGTGCTGCATGCCGACAATCGCCGCATTCACCTGCTGCAAGTAACCATGCGCACGCAAGAAGGCGAGATTGAGCAACCCGCACTGTCCGGCGAGTCATGA
- the lnt gene encoding apolipoprotein N-acyltransferase gives MRPLFTSKAQATANWRGDLLAPLAGALLPLAFAPFGIFPLAVIIPALLIALWLNVSPRRAMWRGLLFGLGMFGTGVTWIYVSIYEFGGVSLPLSVFLMTLFVIVLAWFPALFGYFVTRVYPAPTPAAVRIKLLLIFPAGWTFFEWVRSWFLTGFPWLNLGYSQIDTPLAGLAPVLGVYGVSWATAFSAGLLLAVVLDKGGVWHRLRHIAVLLALWITAGLLGMQQWTQPTGTPLKVSLIQGNIPQDIKWTPDVRDPTLELYLRMTREHWDSNLIIWPETAMPVFYHEAEDFLGALGEEAREHHADMLIGVPVMDMRTQRYYNSMTSLGSHQAFYHKHHLVPFTEYLPMKSALAGVVDFLQVPMSDFSKGGLDQQPLSVAGQKAAISICYEAVFGEEVIRQLPAATLLVNVSNDAWFGHSIGPLQHLQITRMRALETGRPLLRATNTGITAIIGPNGKQLAVAPQFKTYALTATIQPMSGATPYVRVGNMPVVGMLVLALAMGLFLVKRR, from the coding sequence TTGAGGCCTTTATTCACCAGTAAGGCACAGGCCACAGCCAACTGGCGTGGCGACTTGCTGGCCCCGCTGGCCGGGGCGCTGCTGCCGCTGGCATTCGCCCCTTTCGGGATCTTCCCGCTGGCGGTCATCATCCCCGCCCTGCTCATCGCCCTGTGGCTCAACGTATCGCCACGGCGCGCGATGTGGCGTGGCCTGCTGTTCGGCCTGGGCATGTTCGGCACCGGTGTGACGTGGATCTATGTCAGCATCTACGAATTCGGCGGCGTCAGCCTTCCCTTGTCGGTATTCCTGATGACGCTGTTCGTCATCGTGCTGGCCTGGTTTCCCGCCCTCTTCGGTTACTTTGTCACCCGCGTCTATCCCGCGCCGACACCCGCCGCCGTGCGCATCAAGCTGCTGCTGATCTTCCCCGCGGGCTGGACCTTCTTTGAATGGGTGCGCAGTTGGTTCCTGACTGGCTTTCCGTGGCTGAATCTCGGCTATAGCCAGATCGACACGCCTCTCGCCGGCCTGGCGCCGGTACTGGGTGTGTATGGGGTCTCCTGGGCAACGGCGTTCAGCGCCGGATTGTTGCTGGCGGTGGTACTGGATAAAGGTGGCGTGTGGCACAGGCTAAGACATATCGCTGTGTTGCTGGCGCTATGGATCACAGCGGGATTGCTGGGCATGCAGCAGTGGACCCAGCCGACAGGGACACCGCTGAAAGTGAGCCTGATCCAGGGCAATATCCCGCAGGACATCAAATGGACGCCGGATGTCAGAGACCCCACCCTTGAACTTTATCTGCGTATGACACGCGAGCACTGGGACAGCAACCTCATCATCTGGCCGGAAACTGCCATGCCGGTGTTTTACCACGAGGCGGAGGATTTCCTCGGCGCGCTGGGCGAGGAGGCGCGCGAACATCATGCTGATATGTTGATAGGCGTACCGGTCATGGATATGCGCACGCAACGCTATTACAACAGCATGACCAGCCTCGGCAGCCACCAGGCGTTTTACCACAAGCATCATCTGGTGCCGTTCACCGAATACCTGCCCATGAAAAGCGCGCTGGCGGGCGTCGTCGATTTTCTTCAGGTGCCGATGTCTGATTTCAGCAAGGGCGGGCTGGATCAACAGCCGCTGAGCGTTGCGGGGCAGAAAGCGGCCATCTCGATTTGCTACGAGGCCGTGTTCGGCGAAGAGGTGATTCGCCAGTTGCCCGCTGCCACACTGCTGGTCAATGTCAGCAACGATGCCTGGTTCGGCCACTCCATAGGCCCGCTGCAACACCTGCAAATCACCCGCATGCGCGCCCTGGAGACAGGCCGCCCCCTGCTGCGCGCGACCAACACCGGCATCACCGCCATCATCGGCCCCAACGGAAAACAGCTTGCTGTCGCGCCGCAATTCAAGACGTATGCACTAACCGCTACAATACAGCCAATGAGTGGCGCAACACCCTATGTGCGGGTGGGAAATATGCCTGTGGTGGGAATGCTGGTATTGGCACTAGCGATGGGATTGTTCCTGGTGAAAAGACGGTAG